A genomic window from Paramormyrops kingsleyae isolate MSU_618 chromosome 23, PKINGS_0.4, whole genome shotgun sequence includes:
- the poc1bl gene encoding polypeptide N-acetylgalactosaminyltransferase 4, giving the protein MRLRWSRRLGLLARMGLLLSAAWLAYTLLTRSASQAPGEDGGRRSLREREANPATGRPMDPARPIYSKADPDPSAPGEWGRATRLTLTDDEKKREEDSLERYAINIYVSDRISLHRHIQDNRMYECRAKKYDYQHLPTMSVIIAFYNEAWSTLLRTIHSVLETTPAVLLKEVILVDDFSDRAYLKSQLAEYISDLERVRLIRTNKREGLVRARLIGATYATGDVLTFLDCHCECVPGWVEPLLERIGENESTIVCPVIDTIDWNTFEFYMQTEEPMIGGFDWRLTFQWHVIPEAERHRRKSKTDPIRSPTMAGGLFAVSKAYFEYLGTYDMGMDVWGGENLELSFRVWQCGGALEIHPCSHVGHVFPKKAPYARPNFLQNTVRAAEVWMDSYKRHFYNRNPPARKAMYGDISERNVLRDRLKCKSFDWYLKNVYPDLHVPEDRHGWHGAVRSGGIHSECLDYNAPEHNPTGAHLSLFGCHGQGGNQYFEYTSRKEIRFNSVTELCAEVADGQSQIGMKHCSQDGSLVPSNVIWEFRDDGSIYHPHSDSCITSYRNPEGHTDVEMRKCNPGDTNQQWKFE; this is encoded by the exons ATGAGGCTGCGCTGGTCGCGGAGGCTGGGCCTGCTGGCGAGGATGGGCCTGCTGCTGTCCGCCGCGTGGCTGGCCTACACGCTCCTGACTCGCTCCGCCTCCCAGGCCCCGGGGGAGGATGGTGGGAGGCGGAGCCTCCGGGAGCGCGAGGCCAACCCGGCCACGGGGCGGCCGATGGATCCGGCACGTCCCATCTACAGCAAGGCCGACCCGGACCCGTCGGCGCCGGGCGAGTGGGGCAGGGCCACCCGGCTCACGCTGACCGACGACGAGAAGAAGCGGGAGGAGGACTCGCTGGAGCGTTACGCCATCAACATCTATGTCAGCGACCGCATTTCCCTCCACCGGCACATCCAGGACAACAGGATGTACga ATGCCGAGCGAAGAAGTATGACTACCAGCATCTCCCCACCATGTCTGTGATCATCGCCTTTTACAACGAGGCCTGGTCCACCCTGCTGAGGACCATCCACAGCGTCCTGGAGACCACGCCTGCCGTCCTGCTGAAGGAGGTCATCCTGGTCGATGACTTCAGCGACCGAG CGTATCTCAAGTCCCAGCTGGCCGAGTATATCAGCGACTTGGAGCGAGTGCGTCTCATCCGGACCAACAAGCGAGAGGGTCTGGTGCGGGCCCGACTCATCGGCGCCACCTACGCCACAGGGGACGTCCTCACCTTCCTGGATTGTCATTGTGAATGTGTTCCTGGCTGGGTGGAGCCTCTGCTGGAAAG AATCGGTGAAAACGAGAGCACTATCGTGTGTCCTGTGATCGACACCATCGACTGGAACACGTTCGAGTTCTACATGCAGACGGAAGAGCCCATGATAGGGGGCTTCGACTGGAGGCTCACGTTCCAGTGGCACGTCATCCCCGAAGCGGAGCGGCACAGGCGCAAATCCAAGACCGACCCCATCAG GTCTCCCACTATGGCGGGGGGCCTGTTTGCCGTGAGCAAGGCCTACTTCGAGTACCTGGGCACCTATGACATGGGCATGGATGTTTGGGGAGGGGAGAACCTGGAGCTGTCTTTCAGG GTGTGGCAGTGCGGCGGCGCCTTGGAGATTCACCCATGCTCGCACGTGGGTCACGTCTTCCCCAAGAAGGCGCCCTACGCACGGCCCAACTTCCTGCAGAACACGGTCCGTGCTGCTGAGGTGTGGATGGATTCCTACAAGAGGCATTTCTACAACCGGAACCCTCCGGCCCGGAAG GCGATGTACGGAGACATCTCGGAGAGGAATGTCTTGCGGGACAGACTGAAGTGCAAGAGCTTTGATTGGTACCTGAAGAATGTTTACCCGGACTTGCACGTCCCGGAGGACCGGCACGGCTGGCACGGAGCC GTACGCAGCGGCGGGATCCACTCAGAGTGCCTGGATTATAATGCCCCAGAGCACAACCCCACTGGAGCTCACCTCTCTCTGTTTGGTTGCCATGGCCAAGGTGGCAACCAG TACTTTGAATACACCTCGAGGAAAGAAATTCGATTTAATTCAGTGACAGAGTTGTGCGCGGAGGTGGCTGATGGTCAGAGCCAGATTGGGATGAAGCACTGCTCACAGGACGGTTCACTGGTGCCTTCGAATGTCATCTGGGAATTCCGTGAC GACGGAAGCATCTACCACCCCCACTCCGATTCCTGCATCACCTCCTACCGCAACCCAGAGGGCCACACGGACGTGGAGATGAGGAAATGTAACCCAGGAGACACAAACCAGCAGTGGAAGTTTGAGTGA
- the galnt12 gene encoding polypeptide N-acetylgalactosaminyltransferase 12: protein MAVYWRKRRSKLILCIIGVSLLGYFIFHKNTDVGLLDKRYVATRDDMEDDGLIKRLVYEKPPLDVNALGEMGRAVTLDLNETEKRKEELSIKKHQINIYVSDKISLHRRLPERWNPLCKDVKYDYRKLPSTSVVIAFYNEAWSTLLRTVHSVLETSPDGLLREVILVDDYSDQDHLKERLEVYISTLRKVRLIRARKREGLVRARLLGASIATGDVLTFLDCHCESHEGWLEPLLHRINEEPAAVVCPVIDVIDWNTFQYLGNAGEPQIGGFDWRLVFTWHPVPAYEQARRRSPTDVIRSPTMAGGLFAVSKKYFQYLGTYDTGMEVWGGENLEFSFRIWQCGGSLEIHPCSHVGHIFPKMAPYSRSKALANSVRAAEVWMDKYKELFYHRNPHARLEAYGDVTERRNLRKQLGCKDFKWFLENVYPDISVPEDKPGMFGMLKSRGLSNYCFDYNPPDDHNLSGHRVILYPCHGMGQNQFFEYTSDNELRYNTREPAGCVAVDSGDVYLTVHLCHKFGQPVPDDQKLIFRQDGSLFHTQTNMCVEAIAKATSEGSAPALRPCSNSIHQKWFFEERS from the exons ATGGCAGTCTACTGGAGAAAGCGCCGATCCAAGCTGATACTTTGCATAATTGGAGTTTCTCTTTTGgggtattttatttttcacaagaACACGGATGTTGGGTTGctagacaaaagatatgtcgcAACTCGTGATGACATGGAGGACGATGGATTAATAAAGAGGCTGGTTTATGAAAAGCCTCCTCTGGACGTCAATGCCCTGGGTGAGATGGGACGAGCTGTCACACTCGACTTGAATGAAACGGAGAAAAGGAAAGAAGAACTGAGTATTAAAAAACATCAGATCAACATATATGTCAGCGACAAGATATCCCTGCACCGCAGGTTACCAGAAAGGTGGAATCCGCT TTGCAAGGATGTGAAGTATGACTATCGCAAGCTGCCGTCTACGTCGGTGGTGATCGCCTTCTACAACGAGGCGTGGTCTACGCTGCTGCGGACCGTGCATAGCGTGCTGGAGACCTCCCCCGACGGGCTCCTGCGGGAGGTCATTCTCGTCGATGATTATAGTGACCAGG ACCACCTGAAGGAGCGCCTGGAGGTGTACATATCTACCCTGCGTAAGGTCCGCCTGATCCGTGCCCGCAAGAGGGAAGGTCTGGTTAGGGCTCGTCTCCTGGGTGCTTCCATCGCCACGGGGGACGTGCTCACCTTCCTGGACTGCCACTGCGAGAGCCACGAGGGCTGGCTGGAGCCTCTGCTCCACAG GATCAATGAGGAGCCGGCTGCCGTGGTGTGTCCCGTGATTGACGTCATTGACTGGAACACCTTCCAGTACCTGGGCAATGCCGGGGAGCCCCAAATCGGGGGCTTCGACTGGCGGCTGGTCTTCACCTGGCACCCTGTGCCGGCGTACGAGCAGGCCAGACGTCGTTCTCCCACGGACGTGATCAG GTCTCCTACCATGGCTGGGGGCTTGTTTGCCGTCAGCAAGAAGTATTTCCAGTATTTGGGCACATATGACACTGGAATGGAGGTTTGGGGTGGGGAGAACCTGGAATTTTCCTTCAGG ATCTGGCAGTGTGGCGGCAGCCTGGAGATCCACCCCTGTTCCCACGTGGGACACATCTTCCCCAAGATGGCGCCGTATTCCCGCAGCAAGGCACTGGCCAACAGCGTGCGTGCGGCCGAGGTCTGGATGGACAAGTACAAGGAGCTCTTCTACCACCGCAACCCCCACGCTCGTCTG GAGGCCTATGGAGACGTGACAGAGCGACGGAATCTCAGGAAGCAGCTGGGCTGCAAAGACTTCAAGTGGTTCCTGGAGAATGTGTATCCGGACATCAGCGTCCCAGAGGACAAGCCTGGGATGTTCGGGATG CTAAAGAGCAGGGGACTATCCAACTACTGTTTTGACTACAATCCCCCAGATGACCATAATCTGTCTGGTCATCGAGTCATTCTCTACCCCTGCCATGGTATGGGTCAGAACCAA TTCTTTGAGTACACCAGTGACAATGAGCTCCGCTACAACACCCGGGAACCCGCAGGCTGCGTCGCTGTGGACTCCGGGGATGTCTACCTCACAGTGCACCTGTGCCACAAGTTTGGGCAGCCCGTGCCTGACGACCAGAAGCTTATCTTCAGACAG GACGGTTCCCTCTTTCACACCCAGACGAATATGTGCGTGGAAGCCATAGCCAAGGCAACTAGTGAGGGGTCTGCTCCAGCCCTTCGGCCCTGCTCCAACTCCATCCACCAGAAGTGGTTCTTCGAGGAGAGGTCGTAG